A portion of the Candidatus Nitrosotenuis aquarius genome contains these proteins:
- a CDS encoding type 1 glutamine amidotransferase, which produces MLLLVDNGSVFTKKIVEFLDFAKTDHVSSPFDKINPNDLNKSDSIILSGRRHNDQKMNALNSKIINHCIVQNKPMLGICYGAEILALTVGGTIRKMSSIQKGPSTIQVTQQNPLCSGMVQVYQSHSYEISTLGKSLIQLAHSDSCKYEIIQYKNSKIYGTQFHPEMTHDGLFLIEKFIKL; this is translated from the coding sequence ATGTTATTACTAGTGGATAATGGATCCGTATTTACAAAAAAGATTGTCGAGTTTTTGGATTTTGCAAAAACAGATCATGTTTCCTCGCCATTTGATAAAATAAACCCAAATGATCTTAACAAATCTGATTCCATAATTCTTTCCGGGCGACGACACAACGACCAGAAAATGAATGCACTAAACTCCAAAATCATCAACCATTGTATAGTACAAAACAAACCAATGCTTGGGATCTGTTACGGAGCAGAAATTCTTGCACTAACGGTAGGTGGCACCATTCGTAAAATGTCCTCAATACAAAAGGGACCAAGCACCATACAAGTAACACAGCAAAATCCTCTGTGTAGTGGTATGGTGCAAGTGTACCAAAGCCACAGCTATGAGATATCCACACTAGGCAAATCACTCATACAGCTAGCACACTCTGATTCCTGCAAATATGAGATAATCCAATACAAGAATTCCAAAATCTATGGAACACAATTCCATCCAGAAATGACCCACGACGGACTATTCCTAATTGAGAAATTCATCAAACTCTGA
- a CDS encoding DNA primase yields MKLGTEEIAKYPFLTEAGNYLREKGFTLEQFGNDADLKPIIDLALSRIQTAADGKIFNSDFSIKNLDIEVFSFLVAVILLKQTNMNTLIKRFSLAEARRAEKFLEKDLINSHTNEELAIKIIKDLFSMNVTKSGDYFVIPASDYLMHSVHFHEQEWKLVNRLVDGGKVFLSAHETVRLIRKELDNFIAKKIQSASIPSIPESFRKPIDTLLTLAKKFTVQIVETTEQPPCIKHALEILHKSENLPHSGRFMLATYLLNKGQTIEEIAPLFKNAPDYNEKITLYQLKHLAGNFGSGTKYACPSCEKLKSENLCFATPECAGIINPLQFGRKKIPNA; encoded by the coding sequence GTGAAGCTCGGAACAGAAGAGATTGCAAAATATCCGTTTCTTACAGAGGCAGGAAATTACCTGCGCGAAAAAGGATTCACACTAGAGCAGTTTGGTAATGATGCGGATCTCAAGCCAATAATTGATCTGGCGCTATCTCGAATCCAGACAGCAGCAGACGGCAAAATATTCAATTCCGATTTTTCCATCAAAAACCTAGACATTGAAGTCTTTTCCTTTCTTGTAGCAGTAATACTGCTCAAGCAGACCAACATGAATACGCTAATCAAAAGATTCTCTCTGGCAGAGGCAAGACGTGCAGAAAAATTCCTAGAAAAAGACCTAATCAACTCCCATACAAACGAGGAGCTTGCAATCAAAATAATCAAAGATCTGTTCTCAATGAATGTCACAAAGTCCGGAGATTATTTTGTCATACCTGCATCTGATTATCTGATGCATTCGGTGCATTTTCACGAACAAGAATGGAAGCTGGTCAACAGGCTAGTCGATGGCGGCAAGGTCTTCCTTTCCGCACATGAAACCGTCCGCTTGATACGAAAAGAGCTTGACAATTTTATTGCAAAAAAAATCCAATCCGCAAGCATTCCTAGTATACCAGAGTCATTTAGAAAACCAATTGACACATTACTGACACTGGCAAAAAAATTCACAGTCCAAATTGTGGAAACGACAGAACAGCCTCCATGCATCAAGCACGCCCTAGAAATACTACACAAGAGTGAAAACCTACCGCATTCCGGCAGGTTCATGCTCGCAACGTATCTTCTCAACAAGGGCCAAACAATAGAGGAGATCGCACCGCTTTTCAAAAATGCGCCAGACTATAACGAAAAAATCACACTATACCAGCTAAAGCACCTGGCAGGAAACTTTGGAAGTGGCACCAAATACGCATGCCCTTCATGCGAAAAGCTAAAAAGCGAAAATCTTTGCTTTGCCACGCCAGAATGCGCAGGCATAATCAATCCATTACAGTTTGGGAGGAAAAAGATCCCAAATGCATGA
- a CDS encoding deoxyribonuclease IV yields the protein MRVGLHVSISGSLSAAIDNAVERECSAFQIFTRSPRMWTAKDISKKDAQEFKDKLSASKIDRLATVAHMPYLPNLASPNSATHAKSVSVLVKEVQRCGEIGIPYLVAHLGSHMGEGEEKGISQLVKAFEKAAEVKNDVTILLENTAGQKNSVGSEFAQWSEIFSKLKPKNRFGVCLDTCHAFAYGYDLRTEKDVSETFKKFDETVGFENLKILHLNDSKGELGSNLDRHEHIGLGKIGERGMAAVVKLANKKDIPIILETPIDGTRDDFGNIKKVKEIA from the coding sequence ATGCGAGTGGGACTTCATGTATCCATTTCTGGCTCGCTTTCTGCAGCAATTGATAATGCAGTAGAACGTGAGTGTTCTGCATTTCAGATATTTACTCGCAGTCCAAGAATGTGGACTGCAAAAGACATTTCAAAAAAAGATGCTCAGGAATTCAAGGACAAACTATCTGCAAGCAAAATAGACAGACTTGCAACCGTTGCTCACATGCCATACTTGCCAAACTTGGCATCGCCAAACTCTGCTACACATGCAAAATCCGTTTCTGTCTTGGTAAAAGAAGTACAGAGATGCGGGGAGATTGGTATTCCATATTTGGTTGCACATTTGGGAAGCCATATGGGTGAGGGAGAGGAAAAAGGGATTTCTCAATTGGTGAAAGCATTTGAAAAAGCAGCCGAGGTGAAAAACGATGTCACCATACTACTAGAAAATACCGCGGGGCAGAAAAACTCTGTTGGCTCTGAGTTTGCCCAGTGGTCGGAAATATTTTCCAAGTTAAAGCCAAAGAACAGATTTGGAGTTTGTCTTGATACGTGTCATGCGTTTGCATATGGGTATGATCTTCGAACAGAAAAAGACGTGTCTGAGACATTCAAAAAATTTGATGAAACAGTAGGATTTGAGAACTTGAAGATCTTGCACCTAAATGACTCCAAGGGCGAACTTGGATCAAATCTGGACAGACATGAGCACATTGGCTTGGGCAAAATAGGCGAGCGTGGAATGGCGGCTGTAGTCAAGCTTGCAAACAAAAAAGACATTCCAATAATTCTGGAAACTCCGATTGATGGTACACGTGATGATTTTGGCAATATTAAAAAGGTAAAAGAGATTGCATAG
- the glyS gene encoding glycine--tRNA ligase, translated as MNYDSVMQLALERGFYFPSCEIYADAQAGFWEYGPSGVSMKTKFIELWRRELLRRDGMLEIDGSQIMSKSVFEASGHLASFADPVVRCISCKLNYRVDKLIFEQTRIEIPESADLPEFDKVVTEKNIRCPKCKGEFERARKFNMMFKVEIGPEAEAAYLRPETCQSIFVDFPRLFKTMRGKLPLGIAQIGKSFRNEISPRQSLLRLREFYQAEIEVFCNPAKLNDLDRFTQVQNTTIRLWIDNSLKAMTCQEAVDSGILPNKFVAYYLGLLTEFYEKTGIDMTKSRFRRLGEKEKAFYATVAFDFEVQTTIGWLELVACNYRSDYDLTSHATKSKEKFEVLDDEQKVLPHVFEISMGIDRSLYTILEHGLREEKENDRIVLSIRPYLAPVHVGVLSLVKKDGLKEKTDEIFLAIKRKYDAFLDHSGAIGRRYRRLDEVGAPFAITIDHQTLEDETVTLRRRDSMSQDRIKISELDSVLLKETAFP; from the coding sequence ATGAATTATGATAGTGTAATGCAGCTTGCGCTGGAGCGTGGATTTTACTTTCCTAGCTGTGAGATTTATGCAGACGCACAGGCCGGATTTTGGGAATATGGTCCGTCTGGCGTATCAATGAAGACCAAGTTCATTGAATTGTGGAGACGAGAACTACTAAGGCGTGATGGAATGCTGGAAATAGATGGCTCGCAGATAATGTCAAAGTCTGTCTTTGAGGCATCAGGTCATCTGGCAAGCTTTGCAGACCCTGTTGTACGCTGTATTAGCTGCAAGCTGAATTACAGGGTGGACAAGCTTATCTTTGAGCAGACAAGAATAGAGATTCCGGAAAGCGCTGACCTGCCAGAATTCGACAAGGTTGTAACAGAGAAAAACATTCGATGCCCAAAATGCAAGGGCGAGTTTGAGCGGGCACGAAAGTTCAACATGATGTTCAAAGTAGAGATTGGTCCTGAGGCAGAGGCTGCATATCTACGACCAGAGACATGTCAGTCCATTTTTGTAGATTTTCCAAGACTCTTCAAGACAATGAGGGGTAAATTACCACTAGGTATTGCCCAAATTGGGAAAAGCTTTCGAAACGAGATCTCTCCTAGACAGTCATTATTGAGATTGCGCGAATTTTATCAGGCGGAAATTGAGGTGTTTTGCAATCCCGCCAAGCTGAACGACTTGGATAGATTCACCCAAGTACAAAACACCACGATTCGACTATGGATTGACAATTCGCTCAAGGCGATGACATGCCAGGAGGCAGTTGATTCTGGAATTCTGCCAAACAAGTTTGTTGCGTATTATCTTGGCTTGCTGACAGAATTCTACGAAAAAACTGGAATCGATATGACCAAATCAAGATTCCGTAGACTGGGAGAAAAGGAAAAGGCGTTCTATGCTACAGTTGCCTTTGACTTTGAGGTGCAGACCACAATAGGCTGGCTGGAGCTTGTTGCATGCAACTATAGATCTGACTATGACTTGACCAGTCATGCTACAAAATCCAAGGAAAAATTCGAGGTGCTAGACGATGAGCAAAAGGTCTTGCCGCATGTGTTTGAGATATCAATGGGGATTGACCGTTCCTTGTATACGATACTAGAGCATGGTTTGCGAGAGGAAAAGGAAAACGACAGAATTGTGCTTTCTATTAGGCCGTACTTGGCGCCAGTCCACGTAGGGGTTTTGTCTTTGGTCAAAAAGGACGGTTTGAAGGAGAAAACTGACGAGATATTTCTTGCAATAAAACGAAAGTATGATGCGTTTTTGGATCATTCTGGTGCTATAGGCAGAAGATACCGGAGGTTAGACGAGGTTGGAGCCCCATTTGCAATAACAATAGATCATCAAACATTGGAAGATGAAACAGTAACTTTGAGAAGACGTGACTCTATGAGTCAAGATAGAATAAAGATTTCAGAGCTTGACTCAGTATTATTAAAAGAGACCGCGTTTCCTTAG
- a CDS encoding DNA primase small subunit domain-containing protein yields MHDKDVKFLEDAFKKYYFDHFDLIHTPKNPEMREFGYQKFNSGMTRHISLKSDKELHLLLMKNIPSDVYCSNARYSFPNLPMAEKDWQNADLIFDIDAKDLQLPCRQNHTIKKCTSCGNIGNSESCTQCNATKFDTVSVLCNDCIAGAKKELNKLITILTNDLGIPRQNITVYFSGNEGFHVHVTSAYETLDSRHRAELVDYLTFRGAIPETFGARTNFAKSVFPDLDDKGWLGRVSKAVFGAKSNKAKISKQIISEGYFPFKKKIESLQKELGAQIDPNVTIDVHRIFRLGGTINSKSGLTKTLCTDIAKFNPGMDACFIDESEVSVLADCPVSFRLRNKKFGPYHKERTSVPKYAAVYMICKGCASVS; encoded by the coding sequence ATGCATGACAAAGACGTAAAATTCCTAGAGGATGCATTCAAGAAATATTATTTTGATCATTTTGATCTGATTCATACGCCAAAAAACCCCGAGATGCGCGAGTTTGGCTATCAAAAATTCAATTCCGGCATGACTAGGCACATCTCGCTAAAATCAGACAAGGAACTGCATCTGTTGTTGATGAAAAACATTCCGTCTGATGTGTATTGCTCCAATGCGCGTTATTCATTCCCAAATTTGCCAATGGCAGAAAAAGACTGGCAAAATGCCGATCTAATATTTGACATTGACGCAAAAGACCTGCAGCTGCCTTGCAGGCAAAACCACACCATCAAAAAATGCACCTCTTGCGGTAATATTGGCAATTCCGAATCATGCACACAATGCAATGCAACCAAGTTTGACACAGTATCGGTGTTGTGCAATGACTGCATTGCCGGGGCAAAAAAAGAGCTCAACAAGCTGATTACAATTCTGACAAATGATCTTGGCATACCAAGGCAAAACATTACTGTGTATTTTTCAGGAAACGAGGGGTTTCATGTCCATGTCACTTCAGCATATGAAACCCTAGATTCCAGGCACAGAGCAGAGCTCGTAGATTATCTGACATTTCGCGGAGCAATTCCAGAAACCTTTGGCGCCCGGACAAATTTCGCAAAGTCAGTATTCCCAGACCTTGACGACAAGGGCTGGCTGGGCCGAGTATCAAAGGCAGTCTTTGGAGCAAAATCAAACAAGGCCAAAATATCAAAGCAGATAATATCTGAAGGATATTTCCCTTTCAAAAAAAAGATAGAGTCACTACAAAAAGAGTTGGGTGCGCAAATAGACCCAAATGTCACAATCGATGTTCACCGAATATTTCGACTGGGCGGCACAATCAACTCCAAGTCAGGACTAACCAAGACGCTTTGCACGGATATTGCCAAATTCAATCCAGGTATGGACGCCTGCTTTATTGACGAAAGCGAAGTTTCCGTGCTTGCCGACTGTCCAGTATCGTTTAGGCTCAGAAACAAAAAGTTCGGGCCCTACCACAAAGAGCGGACAAGCGTGCCAAAATACGCCGCAGTCTACATGATTTGCAAGGGCTGTGCCAGTGTTTCCTAG
- a CDS encoding UPF0182 family protein, producing the protein MYSSSQSSSSPPGAGKLIRLGIVGIIGIIVLVMVGNQGVILSMNMTEFGDQFTKPLQYSLISAVVLAAIALVNVDAKNRSSIVWYSIHVMVTFLNRTTHDPVTKNISSFRDYKLSVPQFAIWQITKILLFGAFFVNIMFGLALTHLLDGNDLGVDKLPNLFSLPFNTPQSSNAALTVIELIPALTILVPPLLGVIGIRLGLYVGLHSIVKVITSYISDSSQGKPKFLNYVSTIEAVIGIGIIWAGINMFFTEQIDYNTKYVIGGTLGAGFILIAFAIYDKIRSKVLTHPIKRDIYIRVFALIAIGIIAGTIMAVNNSIADTRKIEYLGPYTQQQITLNRYLGELDKITVTTNDVKLTSISPNNIKSYMEQNRDVLDSVRIWDWEAAFAKLKPEIGLIPYITFGDNDILRFNNTLYWTASMKPVIPSTVSLENRWYNEHLVYTHVPEGFLTLEATTGQSVQAQDLFSQRSIYYGEGGLFQETWSAFPTNREGTSAEITNALYSGAGGITLAPPLSWVFEPNFLLSYPNTSVHVMRYKDVYDRMETLYPYFLYNLFGQKLDIYPVTDGTSTYWLVPLIIGFDTHSVPWSMGNPYLRLVGFALVDTYDGDITLLKHGDDYFADILESQYGDKFLPIPSWLTEQIRYPQELFTWKTEMFNIYHVTDTETFIQANTFFQIPEKIDAYYIQAKPPGFDSTQFLGLLSLELRDSRGKNLSGYMIVENDLPTLGNMHFYQVPLNSTTKLIGPTAVREALEKDNNFAQLKTLLRTPRIGDNILYKVGEHDVYFIPVYTAGSGEGVVAQLGTIAAVGAAFNGEYYVGLGSTQQEAFEAYLQKLAGVVPSSTASKPEPGFDKEARIAKLKSAFEEKGLEIVTPTSLSVPLSFKEGEVSLFSQIDAEATDKLLDKFLDEFVLQKTRRVLIWQEQDTINIGVLSTVEGVPELHYISVIVGK; encoded by the coding sequence TTGTACAGTTCCTCGCAGTCTAGTTCATCGCCCCCAGGCGCAGGCAAGCTAATCCGACTTGGCATAGTCGGCATAATTGGAATTATTGTGCTAGTCATGGTTGGAAATCAGGGCGTCATATTGTCAATGAACATGACAGAGTTTGGCGACCAGTTCACAAAACCACTCCAATATTCCTTGATCTCTGCGGTGGTCTTGGCCGCAATAGCGCTAGTCAACGTAGATGCCAAGAACCGCTCCTCAATTGTATGGTATTCAATTCATGTGATGGTGACATTCCTGAACAGAACAACACACGATCCGGTAACAAAAAACATTTCCAGTTTTAGGGATTACAAGCTAAGTGTCCCGCAGTTTGCAATTTGGCAGATCACCAAGATCCTCCTCTTTGGCGCATTCTTTGTCAATATCATGTTCGGCCTTGCACTGACACATCTCCTAGATGGAAACGATCTTGGAGTAGACAAGCTTCCAAATCTGTTTTCACTGCCGTTTAATACCCCGCAATCATCCAATGCCGCACTCACAGTAATAGAACTAATTCCGGCACTAACGATTCTAGTCCCACCCCTTTTAGGAGTAATTGGAATAAGGCTGGGACTATACGTCGGGCTACACTCTATAGTCAAGGTAATTACGTCTTACATTTCTGATTCGTCCCAAGGCAAGCCCAAGTTCCTCAATTATGTTTCCACTATAGAGGCAGTCATAGGAATAGGCATAATCTGGGCCGGAATCAACATGTTCTTTACAGAACAAATCGATTACAACACAAAATATGTAATTGGCGGAACACTAGGTGCAGGCTTTATCCTAATTGCATTTGCAATCTATGATAAGATTCGCTCCAAGGTCCTGACTCACCCAATCAAGCGCGACATCTACATCAGGGTTTTTGCGCTAATTGCGATTGGAATCATCGCTGGAACAATAATGGCGGTAAACAACAGTATTGCAGATACCCGCAAAATCGAGTACCTAGGCCCATACACCCAGCAACAAATCACACTCAACAGATACCTAGGAGAGCTAGACAAAATTACTGTAACAACAAATGATGTCAAGCTTACATCAATTTCTCCAAACAACATCAAGTCCTACATGGAGCAAAACCGAGATGTCTTGGATTCTGTTAGGATCTGGGACTGGGAGGCTGCGTTTGCCAAGCTAAAGCCGGAAATCGGTCTAATCCCGTATATCACATTTGGAGACAATGACATTTTGCGATTCAACAATACCCTGTACTGGACTGCATCAATGAAGCCAGTAATACCTAGCACAGTAAGTCTTGAAAATCGGTGGTACAACGAACACCTAGTTTACACACACGTACCAGAAGGATTCCTTACTCTGGAGGCAACGACGGGCCAGTCGGTTCAAGCTCAGGACCTCTTTTCACAAAGGTCCATCTATTATGGAGAGGGCGGCCTGTTCCAAGAAACATGGTCTGCATTTCCAACCAATCGTGAAGGCACAAGTGCAGAAATTACCAATGCCTTGTACTCAGGCGCAGGCGGAATAACACTAGCTCCGCCACTAAGCTGGGTCTTTGAGCCAAACTTTTTGCTCTCATATCCAAACACATCAGTCCATGTCATGAGATACAAGGACGTCTATGACAGAATGGAAACACTATATCCGTATTTCCTGTATAATCTATTTGGACAAAAGCTAGACATCTATCCAGTCACCGATGGCACAAGCACATATTGGCTAGTGCCGCTAATAATCGGATTTGACACTCATTCGGTACCTTGGTCCATGGGCAATCCGTATCTCAGATTGGTAGGCTTTGCCCTTGTTGATACATACGACGGCGACATTACTCTGCTCAAGCACGGCGATGATTATTTTGCAGATATATTGGAATCCCAATATGGAGACAAGTTTTTGCCAATTCCGTCTTGGCTTACCGAGCAGATTCGCTATCCGCAGGAACTATTCACGTGGAAGACAGAGATGTTCAACATTTACCACGTAACTGACACTGAGACGTTCATCCAGGCAAACACGTTCTTCCAGATTCCAGAAAAAATAGACGCATACTATATTCAGGCAAAACCGCCGGGATTTGACAGTACTCAATTCCTAGGATTATTGTCTTTGGAGCTCCGAGATTCTAGAGGAAAAAACCTCTCTGGATACATGATAGTGGAAAATGACTTGCCAACACTTGGCAACATGCATTTCTATCAAGTCCCGCTCAACTCTACTACAAAGCTTATCGGCCCAACAGCAGTAAGAGAAGCGCTAGAAAAAGACAATAATTTTGCACAGCTAAAGACATTGCTTCGAACCCCAAGAATTGGCGACAACATCTTGTACAAGGTGGGTGAGCATGACGTGTATTTCATTCCGGTGTATACAGCAGGCTCTGGAGAAGGAGTAGTGGCCCAGCTAGGAACAATTGCCGCAGTCGGCGCCGCATTTAACGGAGAATACTATGTCGGGTTGGGCAGTACGCAACAAGAGGCCTTTGAGGCATATTTGCAAAAGCTGGCAGGAGTAGTTCCGTCATCTACAGCATCCAAGCCAGAGCCAGGATTTGACAAAGAGGCAAGAATTGCGAAATTAAAGTCAGCATTTGAGGAAAAAGGACTGGAGATAGTCACACCTACAAGCCTATCTGTTCCTTTGTCGTTTAAGGAGGGTGAAGTATCACTGTTCTCACAAATTGACGCCGAGGCAACAGACAAGCTACTAGATAAATTCCTAGACGAATTTGTCCTGCAAAAGACAAGGCGAGTCCTGATATGGCAAGAACAAGACACCATCAACATTGGTGTCCTATCCACAGTCGAAGGCGTGCCTGAGCTCCACTATATCTCTGTGATTGTAGGCAAGTAA